From a single Salvelinus fontinalis isolate EN_2023a unplaced genomic scaffold, ASM2944872v1 scaffold_1444, whole genome shotgun sequence genomic region:
- the LOC129849396 gene encoding zinc finger protein 436-like, whose product MSKLHSLNAFLTARLTAAAVDIFGAVEKTITAYQEEVSRSKVENDHLRKLLLDFGFKPDRESQRADLQQLTVSVSGEQVPSKQEWSDQEDTESIFIPPCVESASDQDSPQSSYLYQIGKNSKRASLPTNSTEPIKTNHDGEDCGALESTSNSQTMSKSKHTQAKKGQSPLDTATNSELKAPMRAHTGDRPYKCPVCRKRFTNNNHLKTHQRIHTGERPHWCKECGKCFSRKGDLGTHMRTHTGEKPYQCSVCGKSFRRNRLNEHMRVHTGERPYRCADCEKGFISVSDLKRHQRIHTGEKPFRCDSCGKCFSQMTTLKKHMRTVHKKVQLQSSEESPDPC is encoded by the exons ATGTCTAAACTACATTCGTTGAATGCGTTTCTTACTGCCCGATTAACTGCGGCGGCTGTGGATATATTTGGGGCAGTGGAGAAGACTATAACAGCGTACCAGGAAGAAGTCTCCAGATCAAAAGTGGAGAACGACCATCTACGGAAGCTGTTGCTAGATTTCGGTTTCAAACCTGATAGAGAATCACAAAGAGCAG ACCTCCAGCagctcactgtctctgtctctggagaGCAGGTTCCCTCTAAACAGGAGTGGAGTGATCAAGAGGACACAGAGTCCATATTCATTCCCCCCTGTGTGGAAAGTGCCAGTGATCAGGACTCACCCCAGAGCTCATACCTTTACCAAATTGGGAAGAACAGCAAGAGGGCCTCCCTTCCCACCAACTCAACAGAACCGATCAAAACCAATCATGATGGAGAGGACTGTGGGGCATTAGAATCAACCAGTAACTCTCAGACCATGTCAAAGTCAAAACATACACAGGCAAAGAAAGGACAAAGTCCTCTTGACACTGCGACAAACAGTGAGCTGAAAGCACCAATGAGGGCTCACACAGGTGATAGACCATACAAGTGCCCTGTGTGCAGGAAAAGGTTTACTAATAACAACCATTTAAAAACGCATCAGagaattcacacaggagagaggccaCATTGGTGCAAAGAATGTGGCAAGTGCTTCAGCCGCAAGGGGGACCTGGGCACACACATGaggactcacacaggagagaaaccgtaccAGTGCAGCGTTTGTGGCAAAAGCTTCAGGCGAAACCGACTGAATGAGCATATGAGGGTACACACAGGGGAAAGACCCTATCGGTGTGCCGACTGTGAGAAGGGCTTTATTTCAGTAAGTGACCTAAAACGCCACCAGCGCATTCACACGGGAGAAAAGCCGTTTAGGTGCGACAGTTGCGGAAAATGCTTCAGTCAGATGACAACCTTGAAAAAACATATGAGGACTGTTCATAAGAAGGTTCAATTGCAGAGCAGTGAGGAAAGCCCAGATCCCTGCTAG
- the LOC129849397 gene encoding transaldolase-like, protein MCSVSPDKRRKMESALEQLKKHTVVVADTGDFNAIEEYKPQDATTNPSLILAAAKMAAYQHLVDQAIKYGIAKGGPEEEQVTNTMDKLFVSFGLEILKKIPGRVSTEVDARLSYDKDEMVARALRIIALYEEAGIKKDRVLIKLSSTWEGIQAGRELEEKHGVHCNMTLLFSFAQAVACAEAKVTLISPFVGRIMDWYKENTAQKSYEAHEDPGVISVTKIYNHYKKYDYTTVVMGASFRNTGEVKALAGCDLLTISPSLLGELSKDHSTITPMLTVQKAKACDLEKVHLDEKEFRWQHNEDRMAVEKLSDGIRKFAADAIKLETMIKEKMLNVKNGQ, encoded by the exons ATGTGTAGTGTGTCACCAGACAAACGGCGAAAGATGGAGTCGGCGTTGGAGCAACTGAAGAAACACACCGTGGTCGTAGCGGACACCGGAGACTTCAACG ccattgaagagtacaAGCCCCAGGATGCCACCACCAACCCCTCCCTCATCCTGGCTGCTGCCAAGATGGCCGCCTACCAGCATCTGGTCGACCAGGCCATCAAATACGGCATCGCCAAGGGCGG ACCTGAGGAGGAGCAGGTCACCAACACCATGGACAAGCTGTTTGTGAGCTTCGGCCTGGAGATCCTGAAGAAGATCCCAGGCAGGGTCTCCACGGAGGTAGATGCCAG GCTTTCGTACGATAAGGATGAGATGGTGGCTCGGGCCCTGCGGATCATTGCCTTGTACGAAGAGGCTGGTATCAAGAAGGACCGTGTTCTCATCAAGCTCTCTTCAACATGGGAAGGCATCCAGGCTGGCAG ggagctggaggagaaGCACGGGGTCCACTGCAACATGACCCTGCTGTTCTCCTTCGCCCAGGCAGTGGCCTGCGCCGAGGCCAAAGTCACCCTCATCTCACCCTTTGTGGGTCGCATCATGGACTGGTACAAGGAGAACACTGCCCAGAAGAGCTACGAGGCCCATGAGGACCCAG GTGTGATCAGTGTGACCAAGATCTACAACCACTACAAGAAGTATGACTATACCACGGTGGTGATGGGAGCTTCCTTCAGGAACACCGGGGAGGTCAAGGCCCTGGCCGGCTGTGACCTGCTTACCATTTCCCCCAGCCTACTGGGAGAGCTGAGCAAAGACCACAGCACCATCACGCCAATGCTTACGGTTCAGAAAG CCAAGGCCTGTGACTTGGAGAAGGTTCACCTGGATGAGAAGGAATTCCGCTGGCAACACAATGAGGACCGCATGGCCGTGGAGAAGCTCTCTGACGGCATCCGCAAGTTCGCCGCCGACGCCATCAAGCTGGAGACTATGATCAAG GAGAAGATGCTGAATGTGAAGAACGGCCAGTAA
- the LOC129849398 gene encoding zinc finger protein 184-like gives MAKLQLLQAFFSDRLTTVAVEISVAVENAFAEYQDEISRSKEENQRLQRLLDSVLIPDVKLHKADPPQLTLTVSGDEVPPEQQHCEEEWSDQEIIESIFISPCVESNSDQDSPERSRLYQTLKNSLPTIAAEPIQTNPDGEDNKISESTSDTPLTHLKPLKMKRTRLKKGQRSSICTEGKTTSELKTPLRLHTRKRLYSCTECTATYDRPCHLEIHKRTHTGEKPYECKDCGKCFNRKNSLTMHMLTHTGEKSFCCHECGKRFGLNTRLILHMRTHTGEKPHKCPFCARCFTFPSHLSRHKKLHTGERPHQCNVCGKCYTRKEHLTDHMTSHSGAKPYSCMQCGKCYALQGNLRAHMASHTGNKSLCRCAVCGLGVLNLSRHMQEVHTGGKQHQCQDCGKCFNRKEKLTEHMRTHTGEKPYRCHDCGECFRLNVTLKKHMMTHSSAASAVP, from the exons atggccaagttacagttgtTGCAAGCGTTTTTCTCCGACCGATTAACAACAGTGGCCGTAGAGATATCCGTGGCAGTGGAAAACGCGTTTGCCGAGTACCAGGATGAGATTTCTCGTTCAAAGGAGGAGAATCAACGCCTGCAGAGGCTGCTGGATTCGGTTTTAATTCCCGATGTAAAATTACACAAAGCAG ACCCCCCGCAGCTCACTCTCACTGTTTCTGGAGATGAGGTTCCCCCTGAGCAGCAGCACTGTGAGGAGGAGTGGAGCGATCAAGAGATCATCGAGTCCATATTCATTTCCCCCTGTGTGGAAAGCAACAGTGATCAGGACTCACCCGAGCGCTCACGACTTTACCAAACTCTGAAGAACTCCCTTCCCACCATTGCAGCAGAACCGATCCAAACAAATCCAGATGGAGAGGACAACAAAATATCAGAATCAACCAGTGACACTCCCCTCACACATTTAAAGCCTCTCAAAATGAAGAGAACACGGTTAAAGAAAGGACAAAGGTCTTCCATCTGCACCGAGGGCAAGACAACCAGTGAGTTGAAAACGCCATTGAGGCTTCACACAAGGAAGAGGCTCTACAGTTGTACCGAGTGCACAGCAACCTATGACAGACCTTGTCATTTGGAAATCCACAAGAGAACTCACACAGGTGAGAAACCATACGAGTGCAAAGACTGTGGTAAATGCTTCAACCGCAAGAATAGCCTAACGATGCATATGCTAactcacacaggggagaaatcgTTCTGCTGCCATGAATGTGGCAAACGCTTCGGTCTAAACACGAGACTGATACTTCACATgaggacacacacaggggagaagccacaCAAGTGCCCTTTCTGTGCCAGATGCTTTACATTTCCAAGTCACTTAAGTCGTCACAAGAAgctccacacaggagagagaccacaTCAATGCAATGTATGTGGGAAATGCTACACGCGGAAGGAGCACCTGACAGACCATATGACATCCCACAGTGGAGCAAAACCATACAGCTGTATGCAATGTGGCAAATGCTACGCACTGCAAGGAAACCTGAGAGCGCATATGGCGAGTCACACAGGGAATAAGTCATTGTGCAGGTGTGCTGTGTGTGGATTAGGTGTTCTAAATCTAAGCCGCCACATGCAAGAAGTTCACACAGGAGGCAAACAGCATCAGTGCCAAGATTGTGGGAAGTGCTTCAACCGAAAGGAAAAACTGACAGAGCACATGAGGACTCACACGGGAGAGAAACCGTATCGATGTCATGATTGTGGCGAATGCTTTAGGCTCAATGTAACCCTGAAGAAACACATGATGACACACTCATCTGCGGCAAGTGCTGTTCCATGA